Proteins from a single region of Phycisphaeraceae bacterium D3-23:
- a CDS encoding sigma-70 family RNA polymerase sigma factor: MTTPHDDMPITPQAEQMRRLTLLWMKAQPVVAAFIASVVRDRHDVEDLTQEVAATVASSFERYDPAQPFTPWAVGVARNKMLHYLRSAKRDRHIFDEDLVLGLARAHENLSGDYDERRDALAYCLGRAPDRTRKVLGLRYVREMEVMAIADQLGKTPGAVSNLLYRARLALADCIRLRLRGEGGGR, from the coding sequence TTGACGACGCCGCACGACGACATGCCGATCACGCCGCAGGCCGAGCAGATGCGTCGGCTGACGCTGCTTTGGATGAAGGCCCAGCCGGTGGTCGCGGCATTCATCGCGTCGGTCGTGCGGGATCGGCACGATGTCGAGGACCTGACCCAGGAGGTCGCCGCGACGGTGGCGTCGTCGTTCGAGCGGTACGACCCCGCGCAGCCGTTTACGCCCTGGGCGGTGGGGGTCGCGCGGAACAAGATGCTGCACTACCTGCGTTCTGCCAAGCGGGACCGGCACATCTTTGATGAAGACCTCGTGCTCGGCCTGGCGCGGGCCCACGAAAACCTGTCGGGCGACTACGACGAACGCCGCGACGCCTTGGCGTACTGCCTGGGGCGCGCGCCCGACCGCACCCGCAAGGTGCTCGGGCTCCGCTATGTACGCGAGATGGAAGTGATGGCGATCGCGGACCAGTTGGGCAAGACACCCGGCGCCGTGTCGAACCTGCTCTACCGTGCCCGGCTCGCTTTGGCAGACTGTATCCGTCTGCGCCTTCGCGGGGAAGGGGGCGGGCGGTGA
- a CDS encoding PEP-CTERM sorting domain-containing protein — MQTRTLLAGLAAGTLAASASAAVIAPTYVAGASSPDTFGPASPTETVNNNGMNTAVNGGDSLASALTATHDFSGAYNQSWVTNAAAPDYFATSAAPALVYDLTGGGDTTVGSILLWQYQNNGGTGTDIGNHAYTIDVRVNTDAQGTGSFAGPSQTITLESVLALGGTNSAQAFGLGGGSGRYVQLTFTDNHFGDPAGEGVGGGGDRVGIGEVRFATEVVPEPGSLALLGLGGLALLRRRRA; from the coding sequence ATGCAGACTCGTACCCTTTTGGCGGGCCTCGCGGCCGGCACCCTGGCGGCGTCGGCCTCGGCGGCTGTGATCGCGCCGACCTACGTTGCGGGGGCCTCTAGCCCGGACACGTTTGGCCCCGCCAGCCCGACGGAGACCGTCAACAACAACGGGATGAACACCGCGGTCAACGGTGGCGATTCGCTGGCCTCGGCGCTCACGGCGACACACGACTTCAGCGGTGCGTACAACCAGTCGTGGGTCACCAACGCCGCGGCGCCCGACTACTTCGCGACCTCTGCCGCGCCAGCCCTCGTCTACGACCTGACCGGCGGCGGCGACACGACCGTCGGCTCGATCCTGCTCTGGCAATACCAGAACAACGGCGGGACCGGCACCGATATCGGCAACCATGCCTACACCATCGATGTCCGCGTCAACACCGACGCCCAGGGCACCGGCAGCTTCGCCGGGCCAAGCCAGACGATCACACTCGAGTCGGTACTCGCGCTGGGCGGGACCAACTCGGCGCAGGCCTTCGGCCTGGGCGGCGGCTCGGGCCGGTACGTCCAGCTCACCTTCACTGACAACCACTTCGGCGACCCCGCCGGTGAAGGCGTGGGCGGCGGCGGCGACCGCGTCGGGATCGGCGAAGTCCGCTTCGCGACCGAAGTTGTCCCCGAGCCCGGCTCGCTGGCGCTGCTGGGCCTCGGCGGCCTGGCGCTCCTGCGGCGTCGACGCGCGTAA
- a CDS encoding ribulose-phosphate 3-epimerase, whose amino-acid sequence MLDLKQQPTRPLVAASILSADFGDMAADCRRVLGLGADLLHVDVMDGHFAQNLTMGVDMIRGLRRHLPDVYLDVHLMVERPGDYAEAYAKAGANQFAFHVEVCDTQRPKDAGGVDGHALIEQVRALGMHAGMVINPATPVEALEPYLEQLDLVLVMSVVPGRSGQAFMPEVLDKARWLAERLPGTTRIEMDGGLSPTTAPLAAAAGVDTMVTASALFGSDDPKGVINAFHACEIAR is encoded by the coding sequence ATGCTTGACCTCAAACAACAACCCACCCGCCCGCTCGTCGCCGCGTCGATCTTGTCGGCGGACTTCGGTGATATGGCGGCCGACTGCCGGCGGGTGCTCGGCCTGGGCGCAGACCTGCTGCACGTCGACGTGATGGACGGCCACTTCGCGCAAAACCTCACGATGGGGGTGGACATGATCCGCGGGCTGCGTCGGCACCTGCCGGACGTGTACCTGGATGTGCACCTGATGGTGGAGCGCCCCGGCGACTATGCCGAGGCGTACGCGAAGGCGGGCGCGAACCAGTTCGCGTTCCATGTCGAGGTGTGCGACACGCAGCGCCCCAAGGACGCGGGCGGCGTGGATGGGCACGCGTTGATTGAGCAGGTCCGCGCGCTGGGGATGCACGCGGGGATGGTCATCAACCCGGCGACGCCGGTTGAGGCGCTTGAGCCGTACTTGGAGCAGTTGGACCTGGTGCTGGTGATGAGTGTCGTGCCGGGCAGGTCGGGCCAGGCGTTCATGCCCGAGGTGCTCGACAAGGCCCGTTGGTTGGCCGAGCGTTTGCCGGGCACGACGCGGATCGAGATGGATGGCGGGCTGAGCCCGACGACTGCGCCGCTGGCTGCGGCGGCGGGGGTGGACACGATGGTGACGGCGTCTGCGCTGTTCGGATCGGACGACCCCAAAGGCGTGATCAACGCGTTCCACGCGTGTGAAATCGCGAGGTAG
- a CDS encoding PQQ-binding-like beta-propeller repeat protein — MVLPLPGRFWTVSLSALCAVLLALGVQAEDWPTFRHDVSRTGTTAEQLDATRLGEAWVHEAAEPPLPAWPGPARWDAYAAIKDLPSMRNYDPCYHTIAVGGAVYFGSSTNDSVTKLDAETGEVVWTFTTGGPIRIAPMVHEGKVYFGSDDGAAYCVDAETGDEVWRFDVTPGERMVLNNGRAIAFHPVRTGVVVRDGIAYFGASLLPWKESYLVGVDAQTGEVGGAGTFRQRVEGQTMEGAMLATDSELILPQGRVAPMRFDRATGEANGSLGGGGGVFVVITADQHILRQGQARAGGLVGNDQVAQYSRGHALVVSGIYGFLLDLENVIGLDMAEGKELWRHKLEGPADLVLAGDTLYVGSNGRVSAYNAVEGTRVWSAEVSGTAHGLVVANGALLVSTDAGTIHCFVEAAPGSRVAEEGDDERETAGDGVVESPEVENVRARGLVGRWVFHRSAMRDADGASVDSETFRDVAIRDQARDLHGRLVGQASTQRINNIEAMVLDGNTLVELATDPRSANLPRREFSVEAWVRVDEAMAWGGIVGCVRDNGNDEQGWLLGFRDDKFCFGLSTEQGGALTYMTANNAFTPGGWAHVVGTYDGDTMRLYINGRFEVSSDAQGGDIVYPDAIHYVIGAYKDENEDFRMKGLLHEVRVYTNVLRDRDVTALFRAKAGNFPEPVQVEGDNGNTGGNVGGNFLAFGPYLHFTAPGEAVVQWSTDRPTTGSITFVRDDETITVESARRGVDHAVTVTGLQAHAVYQYQITASAGSSERTTRSFECDTFFNYRGSRTLKHSPFFSQEEFAPEAQRVLENIPANQGFAVVAGGPDAHFAYDLVCGSGLNVICLLEDRAVVDEHRRRLVEMGLYGQRITLMHVEDMSALALPSLFANAVVVDPRAGVDADVFADQARRLIQPGGVLVHRGDLLWTAPPIEGAGDWGHMYGSADNSSFGGEAIAGAASTDDLEVQWVGRPGPRYQSDRQTRKPAPLAAGGRLYMQGLQRIICCDQYNGTILWSVEVPEMMRWNVPRDSANWCADSEHLYVAVLDEMLKIDGRTGVILERFRAAGNRTAERTWDWGYVGRAAQTDASPGVLLGTSVLPGAIFTDWWGGANWYDQQDGEMAAKVASDALFALDPATGRERWNRSEGLVLNTTITVGQDSEGSDIVYFVESRNRAVIGGDTRRLQSDAAWEGLHLVGVDAMTGREVLDKSIEPVAGTTAFYLVYSQGKLLLSSSAGNQFTLVCIEAGDGSLVWDSQFAWQANHHGKHLARPAVVGDLVFMRPKVMDLNTGSQHDLDFPDGHQCGTYTLTTNALFARAGDTMMWSVNDSQISRWNRHRPDCWISTIPAGGMVLSPEGGGGCSCGSWIETSLGWMPKATSESAGQGDGGPGE, encoded by the coding sequence ATGGTGTTGCCCCTGCCCGGACGCTTTTGGACCGTTTCCCTGAGCGCGCTGTGTGCGGTGCTGCTGGCGTTGGGCGTACAGGCCGAGGACTGGCCCACGTTCAGGCACGACGTGTCGCGGACGGGGACGACGGCCGAGCAGCTCGACGCGACGCGCCTGGGCGAGGCGTGGGTGCATGAAGCGGCCGAGCCGCCGCTGCCCGCGTGGCCGGGCCCCGCGCGGTGGGACGCCTACGCCGCGATCAAAGACCTGCCGTCGATGCGGAACTACGACCCGTGCTACCACACGATCGCGGTCGGCGGCGCGGTGTACTTTGGGTCGTCGACCAACGACTCGGTCACCAAGCTCGACGCCGAGACGGGCGAGGTCGTCTGGACCTTCACCACCGGCGGGCCGATCCGGATCGCGCCGATGGTGCATGAAGGCAAGGTCTACTTTGGCTCGGACGACGGCGCGGCGTACTGCGTCGACGCCGAAACGGGCGACGAAGTCTGGCGCTTCGACGTCACGCCGGGCGAGCGGATGGTGCTCAACAACGGCCGGGCGATCGCATTCCACCCGGTGCGGACGGGCGTGGTGGTGCGCGACGGGATCGCGTACTTCGGCGCGTCGCTGCTGCCGTGGAAAGAGTCGTACCTCGTCGGGGTCGATGCGCAGACGGGCGAGGTGGGCGGCGCGGGCACGTTCCGCCAGCGCGTCGAGGGCCAGACGATGGAGGGCGCGATGCTCGCGACCGACAGCGAATTGATCCTGCCCCAGGGCCGGGTCGCGCCGATGCGCTTCGACCGCGCGACCGGCGAAGCCAACGGCTCGCTTGGCGGCGGCGGCGGGGTGTTCGTCGTCATCACCGCGGACCAGCACATCCTCCGTCAGGGCCAGGCCCGCGCGGGCGGGCTCGTCGGCAACGACCAGGTAGCGCAGTACAGCCGGGGCCACGCGCTCGTTGTCTCGGGCATATACGGTTTTCTACTGGACCTTGAAAACGTCATCGGGCTCGACATGGCCGAGGGCAAAGAGCTCTGGCGTCACAAACTTGAGGGCCCGGCCGACCTCGTGCTCGCCGGCGACACGCTGTACGTCGGCAGCAACGGCCGCGTTTCGGCTTACAACGCCGTCGAAGGCACCCGCGTCTGGTCGGCCGAGGTGAGCGGGACGGCCCACGGGCTCGTGGTCGCCAACGGCGCGCTGCTTGTCAGCACCGACGCCGGCACGATCCACTGCTTCGTCGAGGCCGCCCCCGGAAGTCGTGTCGCCGAAGAGGGTGACGATGAGCGAGAGACGGCGGGCGACGGCGTGGTCGAGTCGCCCGAGGTTGAAAACGTCCGGGCGCGCGGGCTGGTCGGCCGATGGGTCTTCCACCGCAGCGCGATGCGCGATGCCGACGGCGCGAGCGTCGACAGCGAGACCTTCCGTGACGTCGCGATCCGCGACCAGGCCCGCGACCTCCACGGCCGACTGGTCGGCCAGGCATCCACCCAGCGCATCAACAACATCGAGGCGATGGTGCTCGATGGCAACACGCTGGTCGAACTCGCGACTGATCCACGGAGTGCGAATCTGCCGCGCCGAGAGTTCAGTGTCGAGGCCTGGGTCCGCGTTGATGAGGCGATGGCCTGGGGCGGGATCGTCGGCTGCGTCCGCGACAACGGCAACGATGAGCAGGGCTGGCTGCTGGGCTTCCGCGATGATAAGTTCTGTTTCGGGCTGAGCACCGAACAGGGCGGCGCGCTCACCTACATGACCGCGAACAACGCCTTCACCCCCGGCGGCTGGGCGCACGTCGTGGGCACATACGACGGCGACACGATGCGGCTTTATATCAACGGCCGATTCGAGGTGTCGTCCGACGCGCAGGGCGGCGACATCGTCTACCCCGACGCGATCCACTACGTCATCGGCGCGTACAAAGACGAGAACGAAGACTTCCGTATGAAAGGCCTGCTGCATGAGGTGCGGGTCTACACCAACGTCTTGCGCGACCGGGATGTCACCGCACTGTTCCGCGCGAAGGCCGGGAACTTCCCCGAGCCCGTGCAGGTCGAGGGCGACAATGGGAACACGGGCGGGAACGTCGGGGGCAACTTCCTGGCGTTCGGGCCGTACCTGCACTTCACCGCGCCGGGCGAGGCGGTCGTGCAGTGGTCGACCGATCGGCCAACGACGGGGAGCATCACGTTTGTGCGCGACGACGAGACGATCACGGTCGAGAGCGCAAGGCGTGGGGTGGACCACGCAGTCACCGTGACGGGGCTGCAGGCTCACGCGGTCTATCAGTACCAGATCACCGCGTCGGCGGGCTCTAGCGAACGCACGACGCGCAGCTTCGAGTGCGACACGTTCTTCAACTATCGCGGCTCAAGAACTCTGAAGCACTCGCCGTTCTTCTCACAAGAAGAGTTCGCGCCGGAGGCCCAGCGGGTGTTGGAGAACATCCCGGCAAATCAGGGGTTTGCAGTTGTTGCGGGTGGACCCGATGCGCACTTCGCCTACGACCTGGTCTGCGGCAGCGGCCTGAACGTCATCTGTCTACTCGAAGACCGTGCGGTCGTGGACGAGCATCGTCGTCGGCTGGTTGAGATGGGGCTCTATGGCCAGCGGATCACGCTCATGCATGTCGAGGATATGAGCGCGCTAGCGCTGCCCAGCTTGTTCGCAAATGCAGTTGTGGTTGATCCCCGCGCCGGTGTGGATGCAGATGTATTTGCCGACCAGGCCAGGCGACTGATCCAGCCCGGCGGCGTGCTGGTTCATCGCGGCGATCTGCTCTGGACCGCCCCGCCGATTGAAGGGGCAGGCGACTGGGGCCACATGTACGGCAGCGCCGACAATTCCTCCTTCGGCGGCGAGGCGATCGCCGGGGCGGCGTCCACCGACGACCTCGAGGTGCAGTGGGTCGGCCGACCCGGCCCGCGCTACCAGTCCGACCGCCAGACGCGCAAGCCCGCGCCCCTCGCCGCGGGTGGCCGGCTCTACATGCAAGGCCTCCAGCGCATCATCTGCTGCGACCAGTACAACGGCACGATCCTCTGGTCGGTCGAGGTCCCCGAGATGATGCGGTGGAACGTCCCGCGTGACAGCGCGAATTGGTGCGCTGACAGCGAGCACCTCTACGTCGCGGTGCTTGATGAGATGCTCAAGATCGACGGCCGAACTGGCGTGATCCTCGAGCGCTTCCGCGCGGCGGGCAACCGCACCGCCGAGCGCACCTGGGACTGGGGCTACGTCGGGCGCGCCGCGCAGACGGATGCCTCGCCCGGCGTCCTGCTCGGCACAAGCGTCCTTCCGGGGGCGATCTTCACCGACTGGTGGGGCGGCGCGAACTGGTACGACCAGCAGGATGGGGAGATGGCCGCGAAGGTCGCGTCCGATGCGCTCTTCGCGCTCGACCCCGCGACCGGCCGGGAACGCTGGAACCGCAGCGAAGGCCTCGTCCTCAACACGACGATCACCGTGGGACAGGACTCCGAGGGCAGCGACATCGTCTACTTCGTCGAGTCGCGCAACCGCGCTGTCATCGGCGGCGACACGCGTCGTCTGCAGTCCGACGCCGCGTGGGAGGGGCTCCACCTGGTCGGCGTCGATGCGATGACGGGGCGCGAGGTCTTGGATAAATCGATCGAGCCTGTTGCGGGGACGACCGCGTTTTACCTCGTCTATTCGCAGGGCAAACTGCTGCTGTCGAGTTCGGCCGGCAACCAGTTTACGCTGGTCTGCATCGAGGCCGGGGACGGCTCGCTCGTCTGGGATTCGCAGTTTGCCTGGCAGGCCAACCACCACGGCAAGCACCTCGCTAGGCCGGCGGTCGTTGGCGACTTGGTGTTCATGCGGCCCAAGGTCATGGACCTCAACACCGGCAGCCAGCACGACCTCGACTTCCCCGATGGGCACCAGTGCGGGACGTACACGCTGACGACCAACGCGCTCTTCGCCCGCGCGGGCGACACGATGATGTGGAGCGTCAACGATTCGCAGATCAGCCGATGGAACCGGCACCGGCCCGACTGCTGGATCAGCACGATCCCGGCGGGGGGCATGGTGCTCTCGCCCGAGGGCGGCGGCGGGTGTTCGTGCGGCTCGTGGATCGAGACCTCGCTGGGGTGGATGCCCAAGGCGACGAGCGAGTCGGCGGGGCAGGGCGATGGGGGCCCCGGTGAGTAG
- a CDS encoding prepilin-type N-terminal cleavage/methylation domain-containing protein, with amino-acid sequence MRRTHAFTLIELLVVISIIALLIAILLPALGSARKGARQAQCLSNTHQLGIAFNNWTSEHKGKTWPRVHQIDTFWFAHMEEYTGDSDLARVCPEASLEGANGWGSATTAWTGQYSPGSWINDGTDYHWGSYGMSDWWYDIDKLSQWDAGLERGGWTQSFYFKGIDDSRASLSENPVFFDSAWAAAVPLVTDVPPTSTSDPYSDIANVVASHMARLSIDRHNFGVNVVMADGSAGHVRLNNLWSLSWHTQWDPIESVNVSP; translated from the coding sequence ATGCGTCGCACCCACGCCTTTACCCTGATCGAACTGCTCGTCGTCATCTCCATCATTGCGCTACTCATCGCGATCCTTTTGCCCGCGCTGGGCTCGGCGCGTAAAGGGGCGCGCCAGGCCCAGTGCCTGAGCAACACGCACCAGCTCGGGATCGCGTTCAACAACTGGACCAGCGAGCACAAGGGCAAGACCTGGCCCCGCGTCCATCAGATCGATACGTTCTGGTTCGCGCACATGGAGGAGTACACCGGCGACAGCGACCTCGCCCGCGTTTGCCCCGAGGCGTCGTTGGAAGGGGCCAACGGCTGGGGGTCGGCGACAACAGCGTGGACCGGGCAGTACAGCCCGGGCTCGTGGATCAACGACGGCACGGATTATCACTGGGGCAGCTACGGCATGAGCGACTGGTGGTACGACATCGACAAGCTCAGCCAATGGGACGCCGGCCTGGAACGCGGTGGCTGGACCCAGAGCTTCTACTTCAAGGGGATCGACGACTCTCGCGCGAGTCTTTCGGAAAACCCCGTGTTCTTTGACAGCGCCTGGGCCGCGGCGGTCCCGCTCGTTACCGATGTGCCCCCGACCAGCACGTCCGACCCCTACAGCGATATCGCCAACGTCGTCGCCAGCCACATGGCCCGGCTATCGATCGACCGGCACAACTTCGGCGTCAACGTCGTCATGGCCGACGGCTCTGCGGGCCACGTCCGGCTGAACAACCTCTGGTCGCTGAGCTGGCACACCCAGTGGGACCCGATCGAAAGCGTCAATGTGTCGCCCTAG
- a CDS encoding prepilin-type N-terminal cleavage/methylation domain-containing protein, which yields MRIRSAFTLIELLVVISIIALLIAILLPALGAAREAGRSSQCLSNLQQWGRAKTTYTIDNGHELPYGSVGGGSWIAVMEEYMTDTSGQSANLCPKTKARSDTPFFGANYYGEAELYWESQAISDVNNQRFKSGYTFNGWLFEVRKSGVGSPGSIIGAADGYIGGGNGANSFINGMDDARIAPTEVPIMGDGFWIDSLPHHTNTPSGNYVNPDPFLVFGLAPGEIGRHTVDRHQGNTQLVFLDGHGESAHLGDLWDMKWHATFIKDDSISINP from the coding sequence ATGCGTATCCGCTCTGCTTTTACCCTGATCGAACTGCTCGTCGTGATCTCCATCATCGCGCTGCTGATCGCCATCCTCCTGCCCGCGCTGGGCGCGGCGCGTGAGGCGGGGCGGTCTTCGCAGTGCCTCTCGAATCTTCAGCAGTGGGGGCGGGCCAAGACGACCTACACCATCGACAACGGCCACGAACTGCCGTACGGCAGCGTCGGCGGCGGGAGCTGGATCGCGGTGATGGAGGAATACATGACCGACACCTCCGGGCAGTCGGCCAACCTCTGCCCCAAGACCAAGGCCCGGTCGGACACGCCGTTCTTCGGCGCCAACTACTACGGCGAGGCGGAGCTCTACTGGGAATCCCAGGCGATCAGCGATGTCAACAACCAGCGCTTCAAGTCGGGCTACACCTTCAACGGCTGGCTCTTCGAGGTACGCAAGTCCGGCGTCGGCTCCCCGGGCTCGATCATCGGCGCTGCCGACGGCTACATCGGTGGCGGGAACGGCGCGAACTCATTCATCAACGGCATGGACGACGCACGCATCGCGCCGACCGAGGTCCCCATCATGGGCGACGGGTTCTGGATCGACTCGCTCCCGCACCACACCAACACCCCCAGCGGCAACTACGTCAACCCCGACCCGTTCCTCGTCTTCGGCCTCGCGCCGGGCGAGATCGGCCGGCACACCGTCGACCGCCACCAGGGCAATACACAACTTGTCTTCCTCGACGGCCACGGCGAGTCCGCCCACCTCGGCGATCTCTGGGACATGAAGTGGCACGCCACCTTCATCAAGGACGACAGCATCTCGATCAACCCCTAG
- a CDS encoding FecR domain-containing protein, whose protein sequence is MSHEHASNPEHDSDLLIAAYLDGSITDADYDTLCDLLRAQPGLVDRLAALSQLDQMLADEMSHADRVELIRVEPEDGLEAVSAGDDSDAVLAQLAAMEAGAGEIELVDITERVKRERWARRRAEDRGRRADGALSTSHAGTFRIWAALASLAAAVALVAVFVWPGLPQTSTRPGSLEQPGQEREIFASVLDDFQPQWDTGDAPRGGELSAGRYRLTEGSVRMRLADGTRVKVVAPADFTLEGVGAITLSRGRLVADVPERAAGFRVQTPAGDIVDQGTAFGVDVLDHKTTEAEVMRGVIRVAPRSAGGILGDFVEVGRDEAVRMDRVGARVDPIQAGGDRFSMDYVQVIDLVDAVAGGDGTTGRRNAGIDPLTGRLTDTPLGADWTRPGDRRFHEVSHCPLVAGTFIPAGGGLSNQIDPAGHVFEGFTVSQSVAFGLTWAGGFVPVPGEQPELDTVIGGVNFAAPSRGLVRMHANAGLCFDLAEIRRRHPGLATTRFRTGLSNREATRREPNDPNRDLHASVDVWVFVDGELAYRRSDVSTADGMLDIEIPLKNGDDYLTVVVTDGLNGTFFDWVLLCQPRIDLRPSDRP, encoded by the coding sequence GTGAGCCACGAACACGCCTCGAATCCTGAACACGATAGCGACCTGCTGATCGCCGCCTACCTCGATGGCTCGATCACCGATGCGGATTACGACACACTTTGTGATCTGCTTCGCGCGCAGCCCGGGTTGGTTGACCGGCTCGCGGCGCTGTCGCAGCTCGACCAAATGCTGGCAGACGAGATGTCGCACGCGGATCGGGTCGAGCTGATCCGTGTCGAGCCCGAGGACGGGCTGGAGGCGGTGTCGGCCGGCGATGATTCAGACGCGGTGCTGGCGCAGCTCGCGGCGATGGAGGCGGGGGCGGGCGAGATCGAGTTGGTGGATATCACCGAGCGTGTGAAGCGAGAGCGCTGGGCTCGCCGCCGCGCGGAGGACCGTGGCCGACGGGCGGACGGGGCGTTGTCGACCTCGCATGCCGGGACGTTCCGTATCTGGGCGGCGCTTGCCAGCTTGGCCGCGGCGGTTGCGTTGGTGGCGGTGTTTGTCTGGCCTGGTCTGCCGCAGACTTCGACGCGGCCGGGGTCGCTCGAACAGCCCGGACAGGAGCGTGAGATTTTTGCCAGTGTGCTCGATGATTTTCAGCCGCAGTGGGACACTGGCGACGCTCCACGTGGCGGTGAGCTTTCGGCCGGGCGTTACCGCCTGACCGAGGGGTCGGTGCGGATGAGGCTGGCGGATGGGACGCGGGTCAAGGTCGTCGCTCCGGCGGACTTTACGCTTGAAGGTGTCGGCGCGATCACGCTGTCGCGCGGCCGATTGGTCGCGGATGTGCCCGAGCGGGCGGCCGGGTTCCGGGTCCAGACCCCGGCCGGGGATATCGTCGATCAGGGCACGGCCTTCGGTGTGGATGTGCTGGACCACAAGACGACCGAGGCCGAGGTGATGCGTGGAGTGATCCGTGTCGCGCCGCGTTCGGCAGGTGGCATCCTTGGCGATTTTGTGGAAGTCGGCCGTGATGAAGCGGTGCGGATGGACCGCGTTGGGGCGCGGGTTGACCCGATCCAGGCGGGCGGCGACCGATTCAGTATGGACTATGTGCAGGTGATTGACCTGGTCGATGCCGTGGCGGGGGGCGACGGCACGACCGGCCGACGCAACGCGGGGATCGACCCGCTGACCGGGCGTTTGACGGATACGCCGCTGGGGGCGGACTGGACGCGTCCCGGCGACCGCCGTTTCCATGAAGTGTCGCATTGCCCGCTTGTGGCGGGGACGTTCATCCCGGCCGGTGGCGGACTGTCGAACCAGATCGACCCGGCGGGGCATGTCTTCGAGGGTTTCACCGTGTCGCAGAGCGTCGCGTTCGGACTGACCTGGGCGGGCGGTTTTGTGCCGGTGCCCGGCGAGCAGCCCGAGCTGGATACGGTCATCGGCGGTGTGAACTTCGCCGCGCCTAGCCGGGGGCTGGTGCGGATGCACGCGAACGCGGGTTTGTGTTTCGACCTGGCCGAGATACGCCGCCGCCACCCCGGGCTGGCGACGACGCGATTCCGTACCGGACTCTCGAACCGCGAGGCGACGCGTCGCGAACCCAACGACCCCAACCGGGACCTCCACGCCTCGGTCGATGTCTGGGTCTTCGTCGATGGTGAGCTTGCCTACCGCCGGTCTGATGTCTCTACGGCGGACGGGATGCTCGATATCGAAATCCCGTTGAAAAACGGGGATGACTACCTCACGGTCGTGGTGACGGATGGCCTGAACGGCACGTTTTTTGACTGGGTGCTGCTGTGCCAGCCCCGCATTGACCTGCGTCCGAGCGATCGGCCGTAG
- a CDS encoding PEP-CTERM sorting domain-containing protein, giving the protein MQTRILLAGLAAGTLAVGAQGAQVTATITDVGNLAQTNSGQAAGGAGIAALQDGLVGDGVGGSYITEAPGGFPSDYIVAADPVVLSYDFGGSVSVSSFLAGLYSYEAQLAGTGHTNSATQFSIDLGTTAGGSDVAAGIVLNVDINGSAGQLLDLGGTFSAAFATVTVTDNGFIAPGDGSGAGPAGGDRVGFSEAAFNDTVVPEPGSLALLGLGGLALLRRRR; this is encoded by the coding sequence ATGCAGACGCGCATTCTTCTCGCCGGCCTCGCGGCCGGCACCCTGGCGGTCGGGGCCCAGGGGGCCCAGGTGACCGCGACGATCACCGATGTCGGTAACCTGGCCCAGACCAATAGCGGCCAAGCGGCCGGTGGCGCAGGCATCGCGGCGTTGCAGGACGGGCTGGTCGGCGACGGCGTCGGCGGCAGCTACATCACCGAAGCGCCTGGCGGCTTCCCGTCGGACTACATCGTCGCGGCCGACCCCGTCGTCCTGTCCTACGACTTCGGCGGCTCGGTCTCGGTCTCCAGCTTCCTGGCCGGGCTCTACAGCTATGAAGCCCAACTCGCGGGCACGGGCCACACCAACTCGGCCACCCAGTTCTCCATCGACCTGGGCACGACCGCCGGCGGCAGCGACGTTGCCGCGGGCATCGTCCTCAATGTCGATATCAACGGCTCCGCCGGCCAGCTGCTCGACCTGGGCGGGACGTTTAGCGCCGCGTTCGCCACCGTGACCGTGACCGACAACGGCTTCATCGCACCGGGCGACGGCTCCGGTGCCGGCCCCGCAGGCGGCGACCGCGTGGGCTTCTCGGAAGCCGCGTTCAACGACACCGTCGTCCCCGAGCCCGGCTCGCTCGCACTGCTGGGCCTCGGCGGCCTCGCACTCCTGCGTCGGCGTCGCTAA